From Malus sylvestris chromosome 1, drMalSylv7.2, whole genome shotgun sequence:
tggctgagctctttgtcctttttacactaattcttctttctctttaacacattcctagcctctttagtcttcaatttcgtccatccaccttgctccatgcatgtgctatccattccaagcccaaaactgctccaaaatgcaccaaaatgcacgttattgctttataaggcctatggacctacaaacacacgaaaatagcttaaaatacataattaactaagaaataacaacataaatgcatgagaacaagctaactcagtcgcataaatatgctcctatcaaattcccctacacttagcttttgctagtcctcgagcaaaacaaaacaaacgaaacaaacaaaacacaacctagaccttccaacatttgcctcagggatttttaatgaaatatgacatgttaaaaatcatcattcccacagattttggtcatctttacactttagcacatacttaatcacaatcaccccttactagttcacaattaaccaattaaaatgatgttttgaatgtagtaacatgccttagagaatttgctcaattccttacaagatactctctattttcactcacattttttgactacacaccctacactagtatatgtgagaagattgatgtaaacacgaaagactaggactcacatatgttataacaaagaaagcaattttctggagttattaagcaagTTTAGATATGACCTCATGattggaatgctactacttagatgcaagaaccagtgacaccatatgctcataccaatttcgaactccacaaattgaaatacacaacactcaagattgaagtcaagggttgtaacagggcttgggggtaatggctaataaagaaaggataggaataacaaacgttcttaaagcgatagcaagcaaagcaatgaaatagacaatTGGAACTCACTTTAGAAtgtagaatcaacttttaaatacaaagggaagattcatgcaacacttagggccgaattcaatgttttggacccttttttaacaaacaacactttagagctctttttcatactcttttcaattctcacttcccccacacttgctttatgcaatacattgataaaaaaatgagttcattttaagtcatgctttactatgcttcaagaataagggtatggatggtcctaaaactaggcttgGTAGtgatagtgtggattaacaaagaacataggcttaaccaggctcaacggggttaaacttaaacacataatgaaataggggcatggcaatttggctttggtggtcactacacaacttcatcttgaaaatgtgttatgcaaatcaatagcatgtgtttgtaccatacttgaccaatcctgaaatactgaacaccggtcaacgttataccgtcaaggacccagaagagtttcgctccaaccaggaggccaatcacagcgcgacacgtgtcgacatcaaaagccaatcaaagcgcgacacgtgtcaacatcagaagccaatcacaacatgacacgtgtcaatgtcagaatgaaactagaaactctcttctataaatagagatcattctctaacaatatttcctaatgtcatttgtactgaatcattcacttgtactcactaaaggagagcttgaacctatgtacttgtgtaaacccttcacaattaatgagaactcctttactccgtggatgtagccaatctgggtgaaccacgtacatcttgtgtttgcttccctatccctatccatttacatacttatccacactagtgacataagcaatctagcgaaggtcacaaacttaacattttttgttgtaccaaagtccccacttattttgtgcatcaacatttggcgttgtctgtgggaacgacacttattcccactctcttcagctttgtcaagctggtttccaccattcgtacactctattTTGACCAGGTATCCCTctctaacatggggagcgaaggaagccacagcacacagaataaCACCCCTCTTGTACGTAGTGCTTCGTTAAATCATCAAATTTGAATTACATGTTAATTCCTTACGGATGAGCAAAAATTGCACTTTATTGTATGAAATGGGTATTAATCAGTTgccttatgattttcacagttTCATGGACAGCTGTGGACTCGGTGGTGAAATTCCTTCAACATTTGCCAAGCTCACCAACATGCGAGCCTTGTAAGAACGGCTCTTAAATCATATTTTGAGATTGCTTTTCTTGGATGAGCTTAGTATAAttcaacttttttaattttagctgGGCATCGGACAGTCCTTTCTCAGGAAAGATACCTGATTTCATAGGGAGTTGGACAAACCTCACTTATTTGTAAGTAGAGAAACCTTTTATCTTTTGCAGTTTATGAAAGCAGACCTGAGATGGATAATTTGTTCACAAGCTTCTTATATGTTTCTGTAGGCAATTTCAAGGGAACTCTTTCGAAGGCCCAATACCAACCAGCTTTTCTCAACTGACCTCATTGTACTATCTGTAAGTACAAATGTTTCATAAATtgtaattctctctctctttctccgaAGACGGGATTTCAGTTTATTTTGCATATAATGATGTAGGTATATCAGTGATATACACAATGGGAGCTCTTCTCTTGATTtcataaaaaatctgaaaagctTGAttgatttgtaagtgaagattCTCATCGATCCAGATACTTTCATCtaacttctttttccttttgaaatttgatatcTTACTCCATCTactttttatcaaattttatgattttggaATACAGAAAACTACGAAACGCATTAATCACTGGTACCATCCCATCTGATATTGGAGAATATCAAAGTCTACAGACACTGTACGTACCAACAAATATAAGCTTGAGTCCCAACGAGACCAATAGTTTTCTTTCATTCTGATTGCTCCTCTCAACTTATCGTTGGTGTTGCAGGGATCTGAGTTTCAACAATTTGGCAGGCCAACtcccaagttctttgttcaacaATCTGAGTTATCTTGATTCCTTGTAATCCCCGTCCTTAATATTATCTTTTGCTTGCCTTATCATACATAAGTTATCAAATCTTTAACATTCCCTACTTTGATTGAAGATCTGGACTAATCCTTCTAGATTTTGTGCACATCTGACCTTTTGTTTGTtcatctctttttcttttctgggtgCCTTCTACTATAATCGAAATGGCTAGGTTTCTTGGAAACAATAGTTTGTCCGGACCTCTTCCGAGCCAAAAGAGCGATCAACTTCAGACTATGTAAGTCCTCGTTTCTTAAAGTAGTCATATAGAATGCACAGTGCATGTATGTGCTTGTGTATAATCGTAAGCATTCTAATCCTATCTTACACAAGTTCTTAATAATTGTGTCTTTTGATTCTATTTTGTTATTTGCAGAGATTTGTCTTACAATTTTTTATCAGGAAGCTTTCCGCAGTGGGTGACCACAAGGTTGCAACTGTACGTGTCCTTTTATCTTTCACCTTCATTTTACAGTTTAAATCACCAGAATATGTTTGGACAAAAAATTATCGTTGAGATTCGTTTTCACAGTGCTACTTGCCTACTAAGTTTTGATCTTGTACATGGAAATTTCATTTGATAAAGATATAGTTCTTCATATGTTGATTGATTAATGATTTTATGCAGGAACTTAGTGGTCAACAACTTCACATTTGACAGTTCAAACATAACGTGAGTTGAAGTTTCTCTAACTAGTTTTTAGACAAGCAATACTATCACTACTCGTCCACTACATGATTCTATTTGGATAACTAATAATTGTTCTCTGTGTTTGCAGTCTTCCTGGATTGAATTGCCTCCAGAGAAATTTTCCATGCAATCGAAATACCCCACGATGTAATCTGCTCTTATGTCACCCATCATTTACTATTTTAACGCAACGTCATGTTAAAGGAAAAGGCATTGCTTCTCTAGTTATGTATACATATGGGTATAGATTGCAAGCATGTTTTTATAAGTTCAGTAATACGCATAACTGGTTAGAAATTTGTGACTGAATAACATTTGTATGAGTCTTCAATTTGACGTTTCATCGCTAATCATGGCTAGCTTCTGGTATTACATGAAACTTTACAGATGCAAGCTTCTCAATCAAGTGTGGTGGAAAACAATTGACGGGAGGTGATGGCATATTGTATGAGACTGACGACTCACCTCTTGGCCAAGCAGCATTCTATGTAACAAGTACAGAGAAATGGGCTGTCAGCAATGCCGGTTTGGTTAATGACACACGGAAGAACCCATTGTTTCTGGTAGATACCACTGCAGTAGTCACCGGAACAGATGTGACCCCATACCTTTTCTCGACTTCAAGAGTGTCCCAAGGATCACTGAGATATTATGGCATGGGCCTTGAGAATGGGCCATACACTGTAACATTGCACTTTGCAGAGACGGTTTATGAAAGTCGCACTTCGCAAACTTGGAAAAGTCTAGGACAGCGTGTATTTGATATCTATATTCAGGTAAGACTGCTTATAGAATAAAAATTCTAACTTATTTGAAGTAAACACCTCATTGGACAGGTTTTCGATGTTTTAAGCTACATTAACTAAAGACAGTGATTTAAAGGAGACTAGAATTATCACCTACCTCTTCATTTGGTTGCTAGGGTACCCGCATGACGAAGGACTTTGACATATCGAAGGAGGCAGGTGGTGTTAACCGAGCAGTTGTGAGAAAATTTAATGTTAGCGTGTCAGAGAATTATCTTGAAATTCATCTGTTCTGGGCTGGTAAGGGGACTTGTTGCATACCCGATTATGGTGATTACGGCCCACTAATAGCGGCTGTCCATGCTGCTTCAGGTATAGTATGTGTTGACTTATAGAGATTTCCTATAAGTGgtttaaatgtatttttctGCTGTTAATTAACACTGAAGAATTCGTCTATTTTATCACTCACATTTTACCCCAACAGTTTTCTGGCTTCCACCAACTAAGAAGAGCAGGACTGAATTGACAGTTGGTATTGCAGTTCCTGTTGGAGTTGTGAGCCTGCTATTAATATTTGCGATTCTATATATGAGGAGGAAAACATCAGAAAAAGAGGACGACGAAGGTAAACGACCATATTATTAGTGGTATCCAATTCAGGTTTCTCTGCTCTGACATTAACACACACAAGTAATAATGCTTTTACGAAAGTAAAACTATTGTCACTATTTCGTGAATGTGCAGATATTCTAGGATTAGACCCTCGACTAAATACTTTCAGTTATGCTGAGTTGAGAGCTGCAGCCGAAGATTTTAATCCTTCAAATAAGTTAGGAGAGGGAGGATATGGCCCTGTTTATAAGGTGAAATCCGTATTACATCAGtatcatgtacttgaagtaaTGACAAGAGAAAGGGGGAGAGAGCGAGTGAGcgagagaagaaaataaagcttcttttttctttcttttcatggCACTAAATTGTGTTTCTGGGTACATTGTAGGGTACACTTTCTGATGGGAGAGTAGTGGCTTTGAAGCAACTTTCAGTAGCATCTCACCAAGGGAAGAGTCAATTTGTATTTGAAATTGCTACCATATATGCTGTGCAACATCAGAATCTAGTGAAATTGTATGGATGCTGCATCGAAGGCAACCACCGCATTTTGGTTTATGAGTATCTTGAAAACAAGAGCCTTGATCAGGCACTTTTTGGTACAAACCTATCTACTTTTAGGTTGCATGGAAACAACATTGTCTGCAGTTTCAAGCACTCTAAAATTGTTCAGAAATGTTTTTGATTGGATGTGTTCACTAATATTTCAGGAACAAGTAACTTGCACCTTGACTGGCGTACTCGATTCAATATATTGTTGGGAACAGCAAGAGGACTTGCTTACCTTCATGAGGAGTCAAGGCCAAGGATTGTACATCGAGATGTCAAAGCGAGTAATATTTTGCTCGATGCAGAACTCTCCCCAAAAATATCAGATTTTGGACTAGCAAAGCTTTATGATGACGAGAAAACCCACATCAGCACCAAGGTTGCAGGGACAATGTAAGCCATCCTTTATTGTTTTTCCAGAGGATACATACATTATGGCCACACACATTTACACTTGCATGAAATTTTAACACATGTTAATAATGCCTCTAATGATCTCAAGCAACATTGTGCAACCATTTGATTATCTTGCATTGCAGAGGCTATTTGGCACCGGAGTATGCATTGTTTGGACATTTGACAGAGAAGGCCGATGTGTTTGGTTTTGGAGTCGTCGTTTTGGAGATCCTCAGCGGGAGACCAAACTCTTACAATAACTTGAATCCAGAAAAGATTTATCTTCTTGAATGGGTAGGAATTGCATTCGCCTAGCTTCATTTAGGCATTGTtgtgaaaaaatttatttatactttcccTTGATCGTGGCATAATGTTTTTCAGGTATGGACTCTACATGAAAACGACCAAACTCTGGGGCTGGTGGATCCGAGATTGACAGAGTTTGATGAAACTAAAGCAACTAGATTGATAAAAACAGCTCTCATGTGCACGCAGGGATCACCGATGGCGAGGCCATCTATGTCACGCGTGGTTGCAATGCTCTCTGGAGACATGGACATAGGCATGGTCATGTCGAAGCCAAGCTATTTgacatattataattttaaagacGTAACAACATTTTCAACAGGAATATTATTGGCGGAGGATGATACCCCATCAACTGCATCCAAGGATAGTAATGTTCCCCTCAACAGTCAGCCGAGAGGCAGCAATGCAAGTGGAGCTAACACTCCCTGGATTGACCCTGCGCCTTCCGTAAACGTGACTCAATCACTGCTCGCTGGCATTAGAAGAGAAGGAAGGTGATAAATATCAGGAAATGATTTCCGCTTGCTCCTTTATCCCTTTGTGCACCCTTGTacttgttttggaccctttcctTTTCTATAATAcacattttaataattaattgtaaTTGTACTTTAGCTTTGGCTTTTGGTAGTGGGCAGGGGACTGGCATGCCAGATTTGAATGTATCTTAGCAGATGGATGTATATTCTACTTATTCATACAAAATGACGATCTTATTTGGCAAGGCAAGCACCTTCTTGACCATCTTATCTGGCTTCAAATTCGCATTCATTGCCTCTTCTAGAATCACATCGAACACCTTCCCGAAATCAGTCGTCCAATCCTGGCTTTTGATCAAAGTCTGCATATATTCGGCCCTCGAATTAAGATCATCGCCTTGTATCGAATGCAGCTGAGGGTTTTTGCATTAGGTGACCACTTTTCCCTTCCTTGGCTCGTCACTCAATTGAGGCAACAAAAGCCCCAAAGCCAAACCCGCCGACAAGGTGTTGTCAACATCACACAGCTAaccaattcttcaacttcaccTGCTTTGAGTAGACCTCCACCATTTTCTTCCACTTAACATCAGCCTCTTGCTCGAGCTCAGGATGCTTGATATAACTTAATATGTCATGCGAAAGCAGCGCAGCATAGCCAGGATCAATCTCATTGGCTGCAACCAGTTGCTCTTGCTTGTACTCCACTCTATAACCCCACCGGTTGGCAGGTTCCCAGCCCTCTGGCGCCATAGTTTTTCTCAAGGGCGACAAAACCTCCTGCCTTAGTCGGTCAATACAACAAACACTACCATCCCCTTCTCAAAGGCATGATTCTGGCGAGAAAACCTTCCTTGCAATGTTTTCGAACAACATATGATGATCAGCGATGGTAGGCAAAGAAGTAGCCGTTTGGGTAATCTCCAAGCAGTAATCATCATGATGGTCATGGTTATGGTCCTTGTGATGATGAAATTTTTCAATATCAGACTTGAGGCACTGGGCAAAAATATCCGAAACACAGTTGTGCAAGAAGCGGTAATTAGTGTCGCGCTCGTATCTCTGAGCCGCCTTGTTGGCTGTGTGGATCGCCTTCCTCCTCAACAACAATTCGCTTGCCCTTGACTTGGCGTCCTTTTCCTTGACCTTCACCATTCTGTTTGAATCTGCCTCCTCCCTTGTCCTCCCAATAAATTTCAAGTGAGCTTCGCCCCATAGAACCTGCGAGAGAATGCAGGGAAGGTCTAGGATACGTCCGAAGGAGCCGGAAATTGGCACGAGATTGTAGGCAAGGGTTTTTGGGTGGTTCTGGTGGAGCCAAATCGTTACCGTGAAGAAAGCTTCGTCTTGGTTGCGTTTTCCACCGTCGCCGCGTCTGTCTATGAAGTTGCAGATGAGTTTAAGGCTGGTTAGAGTATTGTGCGACCAAGCCGAATGAAGCACTTGGTTCATCAGAGTTTCCTGGAATTCCACGGGCGACATGGCGTCTTGTCCCTTGGCGTAGTGGAAGTACAGATCAACGCAAAGGTTGTTGATGTTGTGGAAGCCTAATTGGAgttgtttgaatttgaattgctCGGGCAAAGGCGGAGCAATTCTTGTGAATTGTGGCCAAACAGCCTTGTTTCGGCATGCTTCCAGAATCGATATCACTAGCATGAATGCCCGCGCTTTACTGCGGGTTTTCAAACCATGAATAATATTCATAGAAAAATTAACTGAAAATACTACAGGAATACAATTACATTCTTAAATATAGCAATTCAAACAACACACGTTGTACATGAGTAACGCTCACAAAACCACACATTTACACAATTATCtccaaatgaaagaaaaagcaaGAGGTAGGTGAATTGATCCATAAAATAAGCAGTTCAATTTACATTGCTACTCTCTTGTAACTTATTAGAGCTTCTTTGCAGATCAATCATAGTGATTTCTTCATTGCTTTCACCAGATATTTCTATAGTTCTACTCTAGTAGTCCAGTTGACAGAACAAATAGCAAGTGCAATTTTATTCACTGCTTTGAATGTGTTGTAAAGATAATACCACCAAATAAGGGTGGCAATTGATTCTTGTAATAACATACTATAAAAGTAAAGGTATGGATAAAATAGAAAATGCGTCCTTTGAAAGATATAGAACAAACCTGAAATTCAACGAATTGTTCTTTTACAAAGCGCAACACCAAACTTGATTTCCCAGCTCCAACATCCCCAAGAAGCACCTGAAGAACATCAAACATCACTATGGTGATCACGACATGCATTacccaaagaaaaataatttaagaaaaaataaacctATTCATCACATAATGCTAAAATACATATGACTACATATCCATAATTCCTATGTTTACGGAACATCTTTCGATAAATCACAACCTTCATTTTAAAATGGActtttgtatttgtattttgcTTGTGAGTATGGTCTTGGTTAAAATTTAGCATTCTAGcatttatttatatgatatCATATAGCAAGAAAGCTATGAGACCTGACTCGTATATTGTATTCTCGTAGACCCTCAAAATACCAGAGCTAGACCGAGATAAACAACACGAAAGAGTAAAACTTCTGCTTTACATGTACACTGACATTTGCATGTGCAGAGCTCTCTTTCctcctttcctttcttttcttcctcacctTTCGGTTCTTTCTCCTTAATATAAGGAGATTGTTGTTTTGTTGTTAGTGGTTGCCATCATCATCACATTCAAATCAACTTTAGTTAATATAATTAACTTTAATAATTGTAAGAGGAAGTAATGATTATGTCCAACATTTGTAGGCTATATCTACAAAAAAGTACtaaaaaagtttaaacacaaaacccccaaaattataaaatcaaaatataatgtaCTACCCCTTTTCTCCCGTTTTTCTCTCACCCTCCATTTCTGCAAATCACCTACCTCCCTCTCTCCCTATATACTCCCTACCTCTCTCATAATGTCAAAACTCTCAAACCCAATTCAGTGCCTCATTACCtagtttttttttgtacatCTTTTTcaactaaaccctaaaccctaaacaatCTACTGCTGCAAGCAACATAACGTCCACTTTGCAGATTTTTGTGGAACCACTTTGCAGGTTTTGTTGAACCACTTTGCAGGTTTTGTGGAACcactttaaaaattcaaatctttAAACACCTGATGATCAGATTTACTggaaattcaaaacttcaataGGTATCCCTCCTTACCACAGATAtgtagttttaaaaataaaaccaaaatgatTAATTCCAATTAACATATACTTGAAAACTACCATAGTAATATTGATTACTTAAACTACTTTTTAAATATACCCAGCAAGGTAACTTTTgggtttgacaaaaattttaaaCCTACAAATGGATATATCAAAATCAATTTGTAAGTATGATAAAAGTCCCTATGACAGTATCAAAGCAACTATAATCACAAAGAGGTTGAGAGATTACTTTCTGATTATCAAAAC
This genomic window contains:
- the LOC126617622 gene encoding uncharacterized protein LOC126617622 isoform X2 is translated as MLGILRQKVGAGSSSAMTLGQRIRPATSAMRGFASSAKEVLLGDVGAGKSSLVLRFVKEQFVEFQVCSISFKGRIFYFIHTFTFIVCYYKNQLPPLFGGIIFTTHSKQ
- the LOC126617622 gene encoding uncharacterized protein LOC126617622 isoform X1: MLVISILEACRNKAVWPQFTRIAPPLPEQFKFKQLQLGFHNINNLCVDLYFHYAKGQDAMSPVEFQETLMNQVLHSAWSHNTLTSLKLICNFIDRRGDGGKRNQDEAFFTVTIWLHQNHPKTLAYNLVPISGSFGRILDLPCILSQVLWGEAHLKFIGRTREEADSNRMVKVKEKDAKSRASELLLRRKAIHTANKAAQRYERDTNYRFLHNCVSDIFAQCLKSDIEKFHHHKDHNHDHHDDYCLEITQTATSLPTIADHHMLFENIARKVFSPESCL
- the LOC126617601 gene encoding probable LRR receptor-like serine/threonine-protein kinase At1g56140 isoform X2 yields the protein MSKNCTLLYEMGINQLPYDFHSFMDSCGLGGEIPSTFAKLTNMRAFWASDSPFSGKIPDFIGSWTNLTYLQFQGNSFEGPIPTSFSQLTSLYYLKLRNALITGTIPSDIGEYQSLQTLDLSFNNLAGQLPSSLFNNLSYLDSLFLGNNSLSGPLPSQKSDQLQTIDLSYNFLSGSFPQWVTTRLQLNLVVNNFTFDSSNITLPGLNCLQRNFPCNRNTPRYASFSIKCGGKQLTGGDGILYETDDSPLGQAAFYVTSTEKWAVSNAGLVNDTRKNPLFLVDTTAVVTGTDVTPYLFSTSRVSQGSLRYYGMGLENGPYTVTLHFAETVYESRTSQTWKSLGQRVFDIYIQGTRMTKDFDISKEAGGVNRAVVRKFNVSVSENYLEIHLFWAGKGTCCIPDYGDYGPLIAAVHAASVFWLPPTKKSRTELTVGIAVPVGVVSLLLIFAILYMRRKTSEKEDDEDILGLDPRLNTFSYAELRAAAEDFNPSNKLGEGGYGPVYKGTLSDGRVVALKQLSVASHQGKSQFVFEIATIYAVQHQNLVKLYGCCIEGNHRILVYEYLENKSLDQALFGTSNLHLDWRTRFNILLGTARGLAYLHEESRPRIVHRDVKASNILLDAELSPKISDFGLAKLYDDEKTHISTKVAGTIGYLAPEYALFGHLTEKADVFGFGVVVLEILSGRPNSYNNLNPEKIYLLEWVWTLHENDQTLGLVDPRLTEFDETKATRLIKTALMCTQGSPMARPSMSRVVAMLSGDMDIGMVMSKPSYLTYYNFKDVTTFSTGILLAEDDTPSTASKDSNVPLNSQPRGSNASGANTPWIDPAPSVNVTQSLLAGIRREGR
- the LOC126617601 gene encoding probable LRR receptor-like serine/threonine-protein kinase At1g56140 isoform X1 → MSKNCTLLYEMGINQLPYDFHSFMDSCGLGGEIPSTFAKLTNMRAFWASDSPFSGKIPDFIGSWTNLTYLQFQGNSFEGPIPTSFSQLTSLYYLYISDIHNGSSSLDFIKNLKSLIDLKLRNALITGTIPSDIGEYQSLQTLDLSFNNLAGQLPSSLFNNLSYLDSLFLGNNSLSGPLPSQKSDQLQTIDLSYNFLSGSFPQWVTTRLQLNLVVNNFTFDSSNITLPGLNCLQRNFPCNRNTPRYASFSIKCGGKQLTGGDGILYETDDSPLGQAAFYVTSTEKWAVSNAGLVNDTRKNPLFLVDTTAVVTGTDVTPYLFSTSRVSQGSLRYYGMGLENGPYTVTLHFAETVYESRTSQTWKSLGQRVFDIYIQGTRMTKDFDISKEAGGVNRAVVRKFNVSVSENYLEIHLFWAGKGTCCIPDYGDYGPLIAAVHAASVFWLPPTKKSRTELTVGIAVPVGVVSLLLIFAILYMRRKTSEKEDDEDILGLDPRLNTFSYAELRAAAEDFNPSNKLGEGGYGPVYKGTLSDGRVVALKQLSVASHQGKSQFVFEIATIYAVQHQNLVKLYGCCIEGNHRILVYEYLENKSLDQALFGTSNLHLDWRTRFNILLGTARGLAYLHEESRPRIVHRDVKASNILLDAELSPKISDFGLAKLYDDEKTHISTKVAGTIGYLAPEYALFGHLTEKADVFGFGVVVLEILSGRPNSYNNLNPEKIYLLEWVWTLHENDQTLGLVDPRLTEFDETKATRLIKTALMCTQGSPMARPSMSRVVAMLSGDMDIGMVMSKPSYLTYYNFKDVTTFSTGILLAEDDTPSTASKDSNVPLNSQPRGSNASGANTPWIDPAPSVNVTQSLLAGIRREGR
- the LOC126617622 gene encoding uncharacterized protein LOC126617622 isoform X3, with translation MLGILRQKVGAGSSSAMTLGQRIRPATSAMRGFASSAKEVLLGDVGAGKSSLVLRFVKEQFVEFQVHRPYKAITCILVHFGAVLGLEWIAHAWSKVDGRN